In Oligoflexia bacterium, a single genomic region encodes these proteins:
- a CDS encoding FAD-dependent oxidoreductase: MINHQNKKNKPIVIVGAGITGLACAYFLKKTGRPIYIIEKSKQAGGLLSCFKHNGYTLEKFYHHFFNEDAELKQLIQHLKLEQSFQSFPSSVGIEHQGQFFPFTTVKDLLNFTPLSFINRIRFGVCSLILGKLLNWKHYHHISAYAWFLKYVGKQATKIIWQPMMMGKFSDAYKTIPLAWFIGRLKQRMSSRKQSGAESLYYIMGSIENFITNLIKDLKQSNISMIYEDQIHTIESHDNSITQITTKNGLSFDDPYLILTTPSHVSADLLKTVDVQLSQTLKSIEYYHAHCMVLILKKSLSPVYWLNITDSKSPFVGIIEHTNLIPKHHYNNDHIVYLTKYSLNTDPLVTMGEDLVKKIFLQHLKKKFPGYNFNENLNTSFLFHSSTAAPVFPLNFDQRLKNCQSKIKNFHLSMMPHVYPDERSVNNAIRIAYNTCKKAGFDLEPLAQGNNIAAKII, from the coding sequence ATGATTAATCATCAAAACAAAAAAAATAAGCCCATTGTTATTGTTGGTGCAGGTATTACTGGCCTGGCTTGCGCCTATTTTCTCAAAAAAACAGGTAGACCTATTTATATTATTGAAAAATCAAAACAAGCTGGCGGCTTGCTTTCTTGTTTTAAGCACAATGGCTACACATTAGAAAAATTTTATCACCATTTCTTCAATGAAGATGCTGAACTAAAACAACTGATACAACACCTTAAACTTGAGCAAAGCTTTCAATCTTTTCCAAGCAGCGTTGGCATAGAACATCAAGGACAATTCTTTCCTTTCACCACAGTCAAAGACCTCTTAAATTTCACTCCCCTTTCTTTTATCAATCGCATTCGTTTTGGTGTTTGCTCACTTATTCTTGGTAAACTATTAAACTGGAAACATTATCACCATATTTCTGCTTATGCTTGGTTTTTAAAATATGTTGGAAAGCAGGCCACAAAAATTATTTGGCAGCCCATGATGATGGGAAAATTTTCTGATGCTTATAAAACTATTCCTTTAGCTTGGTTCATAGGTAGGCTTAAGCAACGCATGAGCAGTAGAAAACAATCTGGTGCGGAATCTTTGTATTATATTATGGGTAGCATAGAAAACTTCATTACAAATTTAATCAAAGACTTAAAACAAAGTAATATCAGTATGATTTATGAAGATCAGATTCATACTATTGAAAGCCATGATAATAGTATCACTCAAATAACAACTAAAAACGGTTTAAGTTTTGATGATCCTTATCTTATCTTAACCACACCAAGCCATGTATCTGCAGACCTTTTAAAGACCGTGGATGTACAATTAAGCCAAACTCTAAAGAGCATTGAATATTATCATGCCCATTGCATGGTGCTTATTTTAAAAAAATCACTATCCCCCGTTTATTGGCTCAACATAACTGATTCCAAATCACCTTTTGTAGGCATTATTGAACACACCAATTTAATTCCAAAACACCATTACAACAATGATCATATTGTTTATTTAACCAAATACAGCTTAAACACTGACCCATTGGTGACTATGGGTGAAGACCTAGTAAAAAAGATTTTTCTGCAACACCTTAAGAAAAAATTTCCTGGTTATAACTTTAATGAAAATTTAAATACCAGCTTTCTTTTTCATAGCTCAACAGCCGCGCCTGTTTTCCCCTTAAACTTTGATCAAAGATTAAAAAATTGCCAAAGCAAGATCAAGAACTTTCATCTGTCAATGATGCCACATGTTTACCCTGATGAACGCAGTGTAAACAACGCTATACGAATTGCCTACAACACATGTAAAAAAGCAGGCTTTGACCTAGAACCCTTAGCCCAAGGCAATAACATTGCAGCAAAAATAATATAA
- a CDS encoding DUF1232 domain-containing protein — MTDKTQQVISKIRQSPFVQSFIQDLKVLKQMLQLAIKGNIKIFQRKTYLKFVLAIVYFIVPTDILPDFIPFLGQIDDLTVFLWFVRSLKIDIEAFKK; from the coding sequence ATGACAGATAAAACACAACAAGTTATCAGCAAAATAAGGCAAAGTCCTTTTGTGCAAAGCTTTATCCAAGATCTTAAAGTACTAAAGCAAATGTTACAGCTTGCCATAAAGGGTAATATTAAGATCTTTCAAAGAAAGACTTATTTAAAGTTTGTATTGGCAATTGTGTATTTTATTGTGCCAACAGATATTCTTCCGGATTTTATTCCTTTTTTGGGTCAGATCGATGATTTGACCGTTTTCTTATGGTTTGTAAGAAGTTTAAAAATAGATATTGAGGCTTTTAAAAAATAA
- a CDS encoding DnaJ domain-containing protein, giving the protein MAQSFYDILGVSKNASAQEIKKAYRALAKKYHPDVNQGDKAAEDKFKQITEAYAVLSDQKKRQQYDTVGHNQFNSNFDFSDFFRQAGASGGGFSSGGHGGQSFRFDMGGLEDIFEPLFGRGFGQQRRAHSTASQQQTPVYKLDIDFLTAVKGGEVDVQIGNSQKKITIPKGIKDKQKIRLAKAVNHQDALIEINILPSDIFERKNDKIYVKVKVNILQAILGSIVDVPTIDGSSKMTLPPGTSSGTKMRMKQKGVYKSNGDRGDQIVEIVIEVPNKIDEKSKQLIEQFGKRNNLKQ; this is encoded by the coding sequence ATGGCACAAAGTTTTTATGATATTTTAGGTGTAAGTAAAAATGCATCTGCGCAAGAAATAAAAAAAGCATATCGTGCTTTGGCAAAAAAATACCATCCTGATGTAAATCAAGGTGATAAAGCAGCGGAAGATAAATTTAAACAAATAACAGAAGCCTATGCAGTACTGAGCGATCAAAAAAAACGTCAGCAGTATGATACGGTAGGTCATAATCAGTTTAACTCTAATTTTGATTTTTCAGATTTTTTTAGGCAAGCTGGAGCCAGTGGTGGAGGGTTTTCTTCAGGAGGGCATGGCGGACAAAGCTTTCGTTTTGACATGGGAGGTTTGGAAGATATTTTTGAACCTTTATTTGGTAGGGGTTTTGGTCAACAGCGACGAGCCCATAGCACTGCATCACAACAACAAACACCAGTGTATAAACTGGACATAGATTTTTTAACGGCTGTTAAAGGTGGGGAAGTTGATGTTCAAATTGGAAATAGTCAAAAAAAAATAACGATTCCCAAAGGCATAAAAGATAAGCAAAAAATTCGTTTAGCCAAAGCAGTGAATCATCAAGATGCACTTATTGAAATAAATATTTTACCCAGCGATATTTTTGAGCGAAAAAACGATAAAATCTATGTCAAAGTGAAAGTAAACATCTTACAAGCTATTTTAGGCAGTATCGTAGATGTGCCAACCATTGATGGCAGCAGTAAAATGACCTTGCCACCGGGGACATCCAGTGGTACCAAAATGCGTATGAAGCAAAAAGGTGTTTATAAAAGTAACGGTGATCGTGGTGACCAAATTGTAGAAATTGTTATTGAAGTACCCAATAAAATTGATGAAAAATCAAAACAGTTGATTGAACAGTTTGGCAAGCGAAATAATTTAAAGCAATAG
- a CDS encoding RimK family alpha-L-glutamate ligase — protein sequence MKFLILSRNKFSYSNKRLHEEAKRLDIKLQICDPADFDMVLGKQSPSIVRLGKVFPKVDCVIPRLGASITNYGLSVVSQFEMMQVPVLNTYSSIATTKNKLSCIQRLSQKDIDIPKTVIIRKPSELSAAVKTVGGFPVILKLLSGTQGIGVMLVENITTMEATLDTLWSLGQDILIQECIKESLGKDLRVVVVGGKVVGSMRRQARIGDFRSNFHRGGLTTKIDISDSIEKIAIEASETVGLQVAGVDILESDQGPRVIEVNSSPGLEGIEGCTGINIAKAILEHAREYCRKK from the coding sequence ATGAAGTTTTTAATTCTTTCAAGAAATAAATTTAGTTATTCTAATAAGCGCCTTCATGAAGAAGCCAAGCGCTTGGATATCAAATTACAGATTTGTGATCCTGCAGACTTTGATATGGTTTTAGGGAAACAGTCACCTAGTATTGTTCGTTTAGGTAAAGTTTTCCCTAAAGTTGATTGTGTGATTCCACGATTGGGTGCTTCTATCACCAACTATGGTTTATCGGTTGTTTCACAGTTTGAAATGATGCAAGTTCCTGTACTTAATACGTATTCTTCTATAGCTACGACAAAAAATAAGCTTAGTTGTATTCAGCGTTTAAGTCAAAAGGACATTGACATTCCTAAAACGGTGATTATTAGAAAACCTAGTGAGCTTTCTGCTGCTGTTAAGACCGTAGGTGGATTTCCTGTGATTTTAAAACTGCTCAGCGGCACCCAAGGTATTGGGGTTATGTTGGTTGAAAATATTACTACCATGGAAGCAACATTGGATACGTTGTGGAGTCTTGGCCAAGATATTTTGATTCAAGAGTGTATTAAAGAATCTTTAGGCAAAGACTTAAGGGTGGTTGTTGTTGGTGGAAAAGTAGTGGGTAGTATGCGTAGGCAGGCGCGAATAGGAGATTTTAGGTCAAACTTCCATCGTGGTGGGCTGACCACAAAAATAGATATATCCGATAGCATTGAAAAAATTGCTATCGAAGCAAGTGAGACGGTAGGTTTGCAAGTTGCAGGGGTAGATATTCTTGAATCAGATCAGGGACCAAGGGTTATTGAAGTAAACTCTTCTCCAGGTTTAGAAGGTATTGAAGGTTGCACGGGAATTAACATTGCTAAGGCAATTTTAGAGCACGCAAGGGAGTATTGCCGAAAAAAATAA
- the xseA gene encoding exodeoxyribonuclease VII large subunit — protein MDLFEYAEKANKQEEKVEEESRKIYAVGELTTEIKHLLKQSYGIKKIWVKGEVSNYRGRHQSGHMYFKLKDEQAVLTCVFFRSANTKLKFDLNEGMEIVVGGRIDLWEKGGNYQFTIEEVMPAGIGELHLRFEQLKKKLQQEGLFDQNRKQALPQSVESIGVVTSATGAVIRDIIHVVRRRCPYVKILLYPVSVQGENAQHEISQAITWFNQVASEQVDVLIVGRGGGSMEDLWAFNEEKVARAISESKIPIISAVGHQTDFTVADFVSDQRAATPSQAAELAVPDMMSFYEEAEALMHAMLDYIVLKKNHLSERLQRVLKARVLKDPYQLLGMKVQQLDLLKERLIQLGKENVRDKKRFFEHHPIKLKLLLEQCIQPKKALFQNLAGQLSALNPLAILERGYSVVKNQHGSIVSKTQGLKNQDILQVKLFKGEFECQVTKIKNSN, from the coding sequence GTGGATTTATTTGAATACGCAGAAAAAGCCAATAAGCAAGAAGAGAAAGTAGAGGAGGAGTCCAGAAAAATCTACGCCGTGGGCGAACTAACTACTGAAATCAAACATTTGTTAAAACAATCCTACGGAATAAAAAAAATTTGGGTTAAGGGTGAGGTTTCTAACTATAGAGGACGGCATCAGTCCGGCCATATGTACTTTAAGCTTAAAGATGAGCAAGCGGTCTTGACCTGTGTTTTTTTTCGTAGTGCCAATACTAAGCTTAAGTTTGATTTAAATGAGGGCATGGAAATAGTTGTTGGTGGTAGAATAGATCTTTGGGAAAAAGGTGGAAATTATCAGTTTACCATTGAAGAAGTCATGCCAGCAGGTATTGGGGAGTTGCATTTAAGGTTTGAGCAATTGAAAAAAAAACTGCAGCAAGAAGGTTTATTTGATCAAAATAGAAAGCAAGCTTTACCACAGAGCGTGGAAAGTATTGGTGTTGTTACTTCAGCAACCGGTGCAGTGATTAGAGATATTATTCATGTAGTTAGGCGTCGCTGTCCTTATGTTAAAATTTTACTTTACCCAGTCAGTGTACAAGGTGAAAATGCTCAACATGAAATCAGCCAAGCCATTACATGGTTTAATCAAGTTGCCAGCGAGCAAGTGGATGTTTTGATTGTTGGGCGAGGGGGCGGATCTATGGAAGATCTTTGGGCCTTTAATGAAGAAAAAGTAGCTCGTGCTATCAGTGAATCCAAAATACCCATTATCTCAGCCGTTGGTCACCAAACAGATTTTACAGTGGCAGATTTTGTTTCTGATCAAAGGGCTGCTACACCTTCTCAAGCAGCTGAGCTGGCTGTGCCAGATATGATGAGTTTTTATGAAGAGGCAGAAGCGCTCATGCATGCCATGTTGGATTATATAGTCCTGAAAAAAAATCATTTATCAGAACGTCTACAGAGAGTTTTAAAAGCTAGGGTGCTTAAGGATCCTTATCAATTACTGGGAATGAAAGTGCAACAGTTGGATCTACTTAAAGAAAGATTAATTCAATTGGGAAAAGAAAATGTAAGGGATAAAAAAAGATTTTTTGAACATCATCCAATTAAGTTGAAATTGTTGCTAGAACAGTGCATACAGCCAAAAAAAGCCTTGTTTCAGAATTTAGCTGGACAACTTTCTGCTCTGAATCCTTTGGCAATTTTGGAGCGGGGTTACAGTGTTGTAAAAAATCAACACGGAAGTATTGTCAGTAAGACGCAAGGTTTAAAGAATCAAGATATTTTACAGGTAAAACTGTTTAAAGGAGAATTTGAGTGTCAAGTCACAAAAATCAAAAACAGCAATTAG
- a CDS encoding sensor domain-containing diguanylate cyclase: MAEQGLENLIKMAVDACNARSGSFFVYQNFEDCFAFSCGYSPSLVLDERLQKNKGIFKLAQRIDSPTCITQTRVLYDSRLYKQPLPLGCVWLVPIIKEGLFLGVMLLDFSEKKDIHEKVESFLKFLALQIVYEFDHLKEKQKFKNFQRELAHYVEAGNRLNRCFRLEEVYASAVSSIENMSQCDEVYIVRYDEQGDQCSLAMSLQQTVKGQSFTLDFRQNLVSWVIENQKSLYYADYKLRSGRSLLFPQDIDYPNEYESVYIVPLQVQKQKMGAIVIMHKINNALSFEQRHMLEVFSQHTAVAIKNAKMVDRLETLATTDGLTGVLNHRSFQDILDAELLRCQRHPGDISVVLVDIDHFKQFNDQYGHPVGDEVLKKVAQKLKDSVRKVDYVFRYGGEEFALILVNTAAKEAHILAQRIVKDIAKSQFNLKGYKLKITVSMGLASFPETAQKKEELVARADQALYQSKLNGRNQVTLYNHDIAVEKNTKEEQRSVDLFSQSI, from the coding sequence ATGGCAGAGCAAGGTTTAGAAAATTTAATTAAAATGGCAGTGGATGCCTGTAATGCTAGAAGCGGTAGTTTTTTTGTTTATCAAAACTTTGAGGATTGTTTTGCTTTTTCTTGTGGTTATAGTCCCAGTTTGGTTTTAGATGAGCGCTTGCAAAAAAATAAGGGAATTTTTAAACTAGCACAAAGAATTGACTCTCCTACATGCATTACTCAAACTCGAGTTTTGTATGATAGCCGACTTTACAAACAACCCTTACCCTTGGGCTGTGTATGGCTGGTTCCTATTATAAAAGAAGGTCTTTTTTTAGGAGTTATGCTTTTAGATTTCTCTGAAAAAAAAGATATTCATGAAAAAGTAGAAAGCTTTTTAAAATTTTTAGCACTGCAAATTGTTTACGAGTTTGATCATTTAAAAGAAAAGCAAAAGTTTAAAAATTTTCAAAGAGAATTGGCACATTATGTAGAAGCTGGAAATCGCTTAAATCGTTGTTTTCGCTTGGAAGAAGTTTATGCCAGTGCCGTCAGTTCAATTGAAAATATGAGTCAATGTGATGAAGTTTACATTGTTAGGTACGATGAACAAGGTGATCAGTGTAGCTTAGCCATGAGTTTACAACAAACTGTCAAAGGTCAAAGTTTTACGCTTGATTTTAGACAAAACCTGGTTTCTTGGGTCATTGAAAATCAAAAATCATTGTATTATGCAGATTATAAGCTACGCAGCGGGAGGTCTTTATTATTTCCTCAAGATATTGACTATCCCAATGAATATGAATCTGTTTATATTGTTCCATTGCAAGTTCAAAAGCAAAAAATGGGAGCCATTGTTATTATGCATAAAATAAACAATGCTTTGTCTTTTGAGCAACGACATATGTTAGAAGTGTTTTCACAACATACAGCAGTAGCTATTAAAAACGCTAAAATGGTGGATCGCCTAGAAACTTTGGCGACAACGGATGGTTTAACAGGAGTTCTTAATCATAGATCTTTTCAGGATATTTTGGATGCTGAGTTGTTACGCTGCCAAAGGCATCCCGGAGATATCAGTGTAGTTTTAGTAGATATTGATCATTTTAAACAATTTAATGATCAATATGGGCATCCTGTTGGAGATGAAGTGCTTAAGAAGGTAGCACAAAAACTTAAAGATTCAGTGCGTAAAGTTGATTATGTGTTTAGGTATGGTGGAGAAGAATTTGCTTTAATTTTAGTTAACACAGCCGCTAAAGAGGCACATATATTGGCTCAAAGGATTGTGAAAGATATTGCTAAAAGTCAGTTTAATTTAAAAGGGTATAAGCTTAAAATCACAGTGTCAATGGGGCTTGCGAGTTTTCCAGAGACTGCTCAGAAAAAAGAAGAATTGGTTGCTAGAGCTGATCAGGCTCTGTATCAGTCAAAACTCAATGGACGCAATCAGGTAACTCTATACAATCATGATATTGCTGTTGAAAAAAATACCAAAGAAGAGCAAAGATCAGTTGACCTATTCTCCCAGTCGATTTAG
- a CDS encoding septum formation initiator family protein, which yields MPGNLKVRIKKIWIKLNFQNRWLSYTMASYIFILFVAALFGDQGLLKSYRLWQKKQILEQENHKIDSEIKDLSQKIYYFRDDLRTIEKYAREELKFSGNDEVRFVFKD from the coding sequence ATGCCTGGAAACTTAAAAGTTCGTATTAAAAAAATATGGATTAAGCTGAACTTTCAAAATCGTTGGCTTAGTTATACTATGGCATCATATATTTTCATTTTATTCGTAGCAGCGTTGTTTGGTGATCAAGGTTTATTAAAAAGTTATCGTTTATGGCAAAAAAAACAGATCTTAGAACAAGAAAATCATAAAATTGATAGTGAAATAAAAGATCTTAGTCAAAAAATTTATTATTTTAGAGATGATTTGCGTACTATTGAGAAATACGCTCGAGAAGAATTGAAATTTAGCGGTAACGATGAAGTGAGGTTTGTTTTTAAAGATTAG
- a CDS encoding patatin-like phospholipase family protein, whose translation MAWWSSNPKNVPAVVLSGGGTRGAYEAGVIHYIRTGLPPKLAKKLNFKVQVGASVGSINAAFMASHAHDPIAQGQLLRDLWSNIRSEDIYKRGPITSSKFLIQSSFGAFAKLFGVKDLYKEDDKKLDFSSLFNTKPFQSFLTKNCSFQTIPQNIKKGLIQAVAVSATNLSTGQVEIFVDKHPDLTFDYNSDFRFQKITARHVMASAALPVLFPPVTINGTYYNDGGLRLRTPLKPALSLGSNMILVIGTSSAAEEEENSQPSISETESEEYVPRPGIGDIMGKLLEAALIDRLEADIQNVYKINKIHDVSKKLLSEKDYADFCQSTNTRPIQLLNIEPSINISKLVDDQLKYSFKSLQSIGTIERAILKLLEIDEKRGTEFLSYFLFEPTFINQLLRLGYNDAKAKHDELCDFAEKAIL comes from the coding sequence GTGGCTTGGTGGTCTAGTAATCCTAAAAATGTTCCTGCGGTTGTTCTTTCTGGTGGTGGTACCCGTGGTGCCTATGAAGCTGGTGTTATTCACTACATTAGAACCGGATTGCCGCCAAAACTGGCTAAAAAGTTAAATTTCAAAGTTCAGGTTGGTGCCAGTGTAGGAAGTATCAATGCTGCGTTTATGGCTTCCCATGCCCATGACCCCATTGCTCAAGGACAATTATTACGTGATCTTTGGTCTAACATAAGGTCTGAAGATATTTATAAGCGTGGCCCCATTACTTCAAGTAAGTTTCTAATTCAAAGTTCTTTTGGCGCATTTGCCAAACTTTTTGGTGTTAAAGATCTTTACAAAGAAGATGATAAAAAGCTTGATTTCAGCTCATTATTCAACACCAAACCCTTTCAAAGCTTCTTAACCAAAAACTGTTCATTTCAAACCATCCCACAAAATATTAAAAAAGGCTTGATTCAAGCCGTTGCTGTTTCTGCCACCAATTTATCCACGGGGCAGGTAGAAATATTTGTTGATAAACATCCTGATTTAACTTTTGATTACAATTCTGATTTTAGATTTCAAAAAATTACGGCTAGACATGTGATGGCATCGGCTGCCCTCCCTGTACTTTTTCCTCCCGTCACCATTAATGGTACCTATTACAATGACGGCGGTTTACGTCTACGCACCCCATTAAAGCCTGCGCTTAGTCTAGGGAGCAATATGATTTTAGTTATTGGAACATCCTCAGCTGCTGAAGAAGAAGAAAACTCACAACCCAGTATTTCTGAAACAGAGTCAGAGGAATATGTTCCTAGACCTGGTATTGGTGATATCATGGGTAAACTTTTAGAAGCGGCTCTTATTGACAGACTAGAAGCCGACATTCAAAATGTATACAAAATCAATAAGATCCATGATGTTTCTAAAAAACTTTTAAGTGAAAAAGATTATGCTGATTTTTGCCAATCAACCAATACCCGTCCTATTCAACTTCTTAATATTGAGCCCAGTATTAATATCTCTAAACTGGTTGATGACCAACTCAAATATTCTTTTAAAAGCTTACAAAGTATTGGCACTATAGAAAGAGCTATTCTTAAACTTTTAGAAATTGATGAAAAACGAGGAACTGAATTTTTAAGTTACTTTCTGTTTGAACCCACGTTTATTAATCAACTATTACGTTTAGGCTACAACGATGCTAAGGCCAAACATGATGAACTTTGTGACTTTGCCGAAAAAGCTATTCTTTAA